A single region of the Thermodesulfatator indicus DSM 15286 genome encodes:
- a CDS encoding type II toxin-antitoxin system RelE family toxin, with protein MRQKNYELRFHPEVLKRDLEDLSPPFKNALTKFLKEKFIKRPFFYGKPIRGESLNYWKIRLSNYLIGFKIIDNQIIILGVVSFHQLFEQKHERFS; from the coding sequence ATGAGACAAAAAAACTATGAGTTAAGGTTTCATCCCGAGGTACTTAAAAGAGATCTGGAAGACTTAAGCCCGCCTTTTAAAAATGCACTAACTAAGTTTTTAAAGGAAAAGTTTATTAAAAGGCCATTTTTTTATGGCAAACCTATTCGTGGAGAAAGCCTAAATTATTGGAAAATTCGGCTGAGTAACTATCTGATCGGTTTTAAAATAATCGATAATCAAATTATAATTTTAGGTGTAGTATCTTTTCATCAGCTCTTTGAGCAAAAGCACGAGAGGTTTAGTTGA
- a CDS encoding pyruvate kinase alpha/beta domain-containing protein encodes MMYTYFEKAGRVNTEAALKIAFKAFKERGLKHIVIASTFGDTGLKAAELFAGKEANLVVVTHNVGFREPGKIEITQEMRAKIESLGAKVYTGTMVLRNIGTAIRELQQYSQQDLIANTLRLFGQGIKVCVEIALMACDAGLVPPEDVITVAGTARGADTVAIIKAMPSNKLFNLKVREILAKPRDW; translated from the coding sequence TTGATGTACACTTATTTTGAAAAGGCAGGGCGAGTTAACACCGAGGCGGCCTTAAAAATAGCCTTTAAGGCTTTTAAAGAACGGGGCCTAAAACATATAGTAATAGCTTCTACTTTCGGAGATACCGGCCTCAAGGCAGCTGAACTCTTTGCCGGTAAAGAGGCCAATCTGGTGGTAGTTACTCACAATGTGGGCTTCAGAGAGCCAGGCAAGATCGAGATTACTCAAGAGATGCGGGCCAAAATAGAATCTCTGGGAGCCAAGGTTTACACTGGCACCATGGTTTTACGCAATATTGGTACGGCTATTCGGGAACTCCAGCAATATTCCCAGCAAGACCTTATTGCCAACACCCTGCGACTTTTTGGCCAGGGCATAAAAGTCTGTGTTGAAATAGCCCTTATGGCCTGTGATGCAGGGCTTGTGCCTCCAGAAGACGTTATCACTGTGGCTGGTACTGCTCGCGGGGCTGATACCGTAGCCATTATAAAAGCTATGCCTTCTAATAAGCTTTTCAACCTTAAAGTGCGCGAGATCCTTGCCAAACCAAGAGACTGGTAG